Below is a genomic region from Castanea sativa cultivar Marrone di Chiusa Pesio chromosome 2, ASM4071231v1.
gccctTTCCCTTCTGATTGTGGTTCAGgagctcgaattgtgtccttacataaGGTTTTAGCCAAAAGAACTAATATAATGCACACTTATTTTTATAGGTGGTTTAACCTTAtttcatgttttatatataacatttatatgcattttctttttgtagaaTAATTAAATGAGTACACTATTATAATTGATTGGAGAACTATAAAATAATGATTTATATATTATTCAACTTTTATCTTtgagtgttttcttttttccttgtatTTGTATTGAAAGAAACacgaaaaaaaatatataaattatgttattttccctttttttgtgAAGCCGTTATAACTAGAACTCTACTTTTTATTGAAATCCCAAATGGGTATAACTAGTAGATACTTGATCTTGATACTTGATAGCATTCTTATCAGTGTTGCTAAAATAgaatttagtaaaaaatataactaaGCTCGGTTTTAAAAACAGAATATAACTAAACTCACCCAAAACATCAATGCATTAGGCATTTAGGCTCAATACTTTATTCCTAAAATGTAACAATGAATAATGTCATATTAAGATATTGTTCAttgattcaaaaaaattattctctctTTCACACCATAGAAAGGAAGGAGGAGATCGAAGTTTAGTAAAGCTATCACATTGGAGCTACTGGAAATGGCCCAATTTCTACATTCGATCTTCGATATGGGTCATGATGTGAGGTGGACTTGGAGCGATGTTGCAAATTCAAGTTCCAAATCCAAGTTCGCTTTGTTCAACGGCAAGCAATGTTGCAGTGCCATCTTGGTTAACGAAGAGGGAAGAGGGGATTACATCTCAGCCTTGGGATCATCATGAGGTGGTCACAATGGAAAAAAATGTGGACAATTGGATTGGGATGGTGTGACATCAAGTTTTGGAGGATTTGGAATGGTACTAATCCGGTTTTGTGGTAAGGggggaagagaaaaaaaaaattatgacgagagaaaaaatatatttaaatagaatagaGAAACAAATATTAAGTCCGTTTTAAATGCGTGTGAATTTCAGTTTGTTATTTTAGATTACATTTTGACTATAATTGTATTGAGCATTATATGAAAGCTTTGAATCTTGTACAACTTGTGGTAAAGCTTATGCAAAACAtggttagaaaaaaaaacaaaacaaaaaacaaaaaaaggtgtAGCTATAGCAACAACGAAACAGGTATCTTCTGCAGTGAATGTCTCATGGCAAGTGTTGCTTTCCGTGCAGCCAGTACAGAGACTGGTCCTACTGGACCAAGaatcaacttaaaaaaattggcaattttgtttttgtgattttggcaGATATGGAAAGAAGTTATGGGGTTATCCACCCAACACCGCCTACTGCCATCCCCAGATATCATGGATTCATGGCTTTGTTTTGTCCGTGTCAGCCCCACATTCGTGTATTCCCTTCAAAAtagccttattttttttttaatatatagacaAAATATCCTAATCAAATATAAGTTTCACACTATCAGTACTAATGGGTGTCTCAAATAAATAGAGAATAAAAGAAGTTTCACTTAAATTAAATGGGGCCAAAACCAAAGCTGGTGAACGTTGAACAATTAATAGAGAAAGTCTATAAGGAAAATGTTGACATGGGAATATTATAGTGACCAAAAATGCAAAGGAGTCAGAATTTGACCAATagatgagagacagagagagcaTTTTCCTTGCTTCCCTCTTGGCTTTTTGTGAGGGAGAGCCATCAAATGAACAGTGGTGAAGTAGGAcagaacatatattttcacatGGGCGAATACGAGTTAAAGTATCTCAATTATCAAGCGCGTACGGTACACTTATAAAAGACAGAAAATTCTACCCTCTGTcgaatcagaaaaaaaaaaagaagaaaagctaGCTCCAGTcttctttgaactttgaaggtAAGCTAaagctttcaagtttcaactcatACACACTGGTTTCCAGTTCTCTTGGAGGTgctattttctttctctctctctttttctaaaacaaaaaaaattcttaaaaacgTTTGAAGAACCAAAAATCTTGTATAACCTATAGCACAAGGTCTTATTTTTCAGCTTTTATCACCATCATTGTCCAATTACCAATGCTGCTTTTGgccttgaaatattaaattttttcttaggGTTTTGGTGGATGTTATACTTTATTTGGACTAGAATTTCTGAAACTAAGGAATTTTAtgcaaatttttgagtttttttctttggagccttgggtttttttcttcctctttattcttagttcctattttccCTATCCTTACCTCCGAACCTTGGTACACATAGAGatttttacttaattaattaacctttcatttactgtgtaattttttatttctttaataaaaagcAAATATACTACTTGGGATCATTTTCTATTATCAATATATCTTAAAATTAAATCTGCTATAGTTACTACCTTGGTGGCTCAAAATCTAAGATTTCGGTGCCTTTTTGAATTTCCCAGGGTACTAGATTTCATctttaaggaaacaaaaagGGTGCTTAATTTTATGGAAATCTCATCTGCCAAATGGATATCTGAACTGGTAATATTCTTATGCAACTTATACcaattgttgttttctttttctttcatttctgaGCATGGATAAGACTTCACACTTCTCTtggtaatatatattaatttttctttttctttttttccccagGAAATGGAAGATCCCACCTTTATACATCAATACGAGATCAACTCTTTCGGATACTCACTTGATGATCTcgattttaattctttttctggTGAGAGCTACCCATCCAACCCAGATCTCAATCCCAAAAGCACATACAACTTTCATGCTTCAGTCATAGAAAATCCTCATACTGACCTTGGGAGACCGGCAAAACAGCTCAAGACAAACAGTTGGAATTCTTGCGCCACCGACCATATTCCTTCAAAGGCtgcttcttcatcttcctcacatttcatttcattcGAGAACTCAAACTCACCCCCAGCCATTTCACAGCAAGTTTATGGTCTAGACTGCACCATGAAACAAAAGAACGAGGCGGCTTCTGATAGAAATACGAATTTCCCAGCTATGATTTCTGAGAGTTCCTTTGGGATGCAAAATTGTTCATCAAAACATGGACAGGTCCCCAAGAAGGTAGCTTCAATGACTAGAACTCCTTTACATGCACAAGATCATGTATTAGCAGAGAGAAAGCGCCGAGAAAAGCTTAGCCAGCGGTTTATAGCACTTTCTGCAGTTGTTCCTGGCCTAAAGAAGGTATACTTTGTTAATCTCTCTCACTGGTTCTTGAAAGggtctaattttatttaaatattacgCATTATTTATCTTTCAAAAAGATCAGTTATTGTTGCTTCTTAGTTAGATGAGATCTAAACGGTTATGCTGCTTAATTAATTGCTTTCTATCAATGTTGCCCTAACAATATAAAGTCCCAATTAgtacaaacaaaaacagaataaGACAGTACTGTGTGCGTTTGAGATTTTCTGGAAAAAGCTTTGttgcttttaactttttatttttggtttttttttacaaataatctaacttttagtttttatgaaATAAACTAACTTTTGACATTTTATaacacatttaacataaaagttatcaaaaaatatatctttcTATAAACATTAGcacattaattaattgaacATTTGTTGGATTTGAATCCTTAGCATTACTTCTTGTGAATTGGTAAAACATGATCCATTAAGTGTGGAGATCGATGGGCTACCCTTCTGTTTTCTGTTAACAAGCGATAGAAGAAGCACTTACGCAAGAAATCCCACACCTATATATATGCATGGTTGATCAAACTTcaaatattttgctaaataagTGGGAAAATATCACTAGGCTATGGTATGAAGATAGACACTTAAAAAGATTTCCTACATGCAGATAATGGAACCTAGTTCATTTTCCTTGGTATATACTATACACTATAAATTCGTGTAGCCACCTCACATTTAACtaaaaaacataagaaaaagaTTTATAGTTAGAAATAGTACAATCAAGATTTATTaatcatcatatctttgtgtgaCACCCTAATATTTGTATGCAGATGGATAAGGCTTCTGTCCTGGGAGACGCTATTAAGTACTTGAAACAGCTTCAAGAACGTGTAAAGACACTCGAAGAGCAGGCTGCAAAGAAAACGATGGAATCAGTGGTTTTTGTGAAGAAGACTCGACTCTCGGCCGCTGATGACACATCTTCATCTGAGGATAACTCGGATAGCGAATCCAATGAACAACTCCCCCAAATTGAAGCTAGAGTTTTGGAGAAGGATGTACTTATTAGAATCCATTGTGAGAACCGCAAAGGCTATGCAGCAAAAATACTAGGCGAAATAGAGAAACTTGATCTAGCTATCGTAAATAGCAGTGTCTTGCCATTTGGAAATTCGACACTTGATATAACTGTTGTTGCTCAGGTAATTTCACCATTTAGTCTATCCTTCTTTGAAGTCCTTCATATTTCGACACGACATATTCAATGACACTTTAACGCTTCTTAATTATAATGTGTGTTCGGTTAGCTTATGTTACTTCTCCATTTAATTTCTCTTAACAGGACTGATAGTACTGTTATTCTTCTTTTAGGAGAAGGAGGGGGTGTTAAGCAATCTTTATTCAATAAGCATAATCGTACAAAAATTTTCAGAAGTAACGTTAATGGTGCGATCAAGTGAAAATTATATTGCACTAGTACTCATAACCTCGTTGATTATCGGgggaaaaaattaatactttgaTAATTTGTGAGTCAAGTTCATGAACGAGATCATTTCCCCAACTTTACTCATCCTTCTTGATAATCGACAttacaaaaagtaattttagtgacTTAATGTGAAAATGATATTGTATCACTCGCAACttcaacatttttacaaaatgtgaAATAAGTTGTTTGAAAAGATTGTGTCACATCACAGCATTAAATATTATTActcatctttattttttgaatctAGACTCGTCACAAAAACTTCTCATTTATTTCTTGCAGATGGACGTTGATTTCTGCATGACAGTGAAAGATCTTGCGAGAAACCTACGACAGGCATTGCTGAAACTCGTTTGACATTGCTAGCAAATCACAAAACTTGAAAGATTGTCTATGTTTCttaatttctcttcttcttcttcttttttttttttcacatcagAAGCGTGGGATGACCAGGAATAAGCTCCAGTTTTAGgcttatctttcttttttacagTGTTTTTCTAGCACCCATTTCAGAGAACGAAGACCTGTCAATCTCTCAgaataatttttgttgcaaGGTTCACATTTTACAGGTTTCTTTTTTGCGTGGTTGACCTTTTGACCATGTTCAATTACCCACGTGTTGTAAATGAAACTCGCAACTTCTTGGAGGGGGTTTTTTGAGAggttttgacttttcaaacatgACCTCTTCGTCCCTCCTTTCCTTTGTAAAAGAATCATTGTTAATACATTGAGAGACAGATAGATTGATAGGCACTTTCTTTCACACAGGTTGGTGTTAGTTTTTTTCAAAAGGGCCTTCAAATATTATGATGCTGCCCTTTGTTTAGTACAAAAATGAATTCATTTAGGGTATTTGTTACTtgattttaaacaataatttttaatttttaaataatattacacgtatttttatatactttttacatatacatattttcaaaaaaatttcttaaatttaaaaactgttgtttaaatacacGTACTAAATAACCTCTCTATATTTGCTTCAATGACTCGATGAGTAataattgttgtttttgttggatATTGTCAATTAATCCATGTCTTCTTACTCTTTGTTCTAAGTTTTACTCCATCGAAGTTAgaaattttccttctttttatgaCAGCTTCATGCAACAATGAAAGGGCAGTATTTTATAATATGGGTAtagtatattttatatatatagtaagcTAATTGGGTGTGATCGATGCAAACGGCCTTTTAAGCATGTGGACATTGGGAAGAGGTCAGTGTTGATGATTAACATAGTTGGATGCAGTTCAACGTGTCAACGTGAGATTTTTATTAAGTGAAATTATAGGTAGGCTTGGACAGTGGAGACAACCCTTGTCCCACAAGAGATTCGTAATCTTCGCAATTAGTAGACTTTTTTACTCTTTATCTATTTTCATATTTCTGTTTATTAAATTGTATAAGCCCTCGTTCCTTAGTACTAATTGTAATTCTTATATAGCTTATCccggaagaaaaaagaatggatAGCGTAGAATTGGTGCACATCATTTGCCGGATTCGAAGTTTATGACTTTTTCAAatactcaaaattaaaaaataacaataacaaaaaccaaAGGGAGCCATGTAACAGCAATCCAAAGCTTGCAAAGGACGAGTTGATTCAAACTATCATTCACTAGAGaagataaaagaataaaataaaaagtcttgTTAACTgttgtatttactatttagagCATTTCTTAATAgattattttagaaaacttttgataatattttcataaaaaatataaaaatatgtccaaaaatcaatttttttctttttctataaaaaaagtttaaaaaatagtttctaaaccaaaatttaagaaatatttttagggcattcattagttttttcttaaatttattttagcttACGAGGTGTTATAGTTATTTGAGCTTGAAACTTGTAGTCCCCTCATCCCGCTTCtaccaaactcaaaaaaaaaatttcacaactttcCACAATACTTATTACCTCATCCCACTTATTCCAAAGTTAAATTTGCTTTTCTCTACTTTCCACGGTACTTATTAAGAGAAATCTTAGTTATAGTTCTTTAGGTGAAGTACATtaggttttttaattaaattcaaacacatagaTGTATTGGCCAATAAAACACAAagaatatttctttttcaaagacaattaaattcaatataactataaaatttatttggaaaacCTAATGTACTGCACTTAAGTTTTACCCCACTTATTACTATATTAAAAATCAGCACCTTGTATAGTAACCAACTATAATTGTTGTCAACAAACCTTGTTTTGCGCAATAGTAGAACCTCTAATATCAATTGTTATACATTGTGATTAACAATAGTGTATTCACatgaataagaaaaataaaatatcaacaTATGAGACAACAATATGTAATTCACCTAACTTTATGTCTACATCTATGGGTAACACTAACCAAAATCCGCTGTCAACGATATCAATTACAACCACACTTAATAAAACCTCACAGCACTCACACAAACAAACTGTGAAGATCTTGATCATTGCATACTGCATGTGCTGGATGGAATTTGCAATAATCGAAACGAACAATCTTTTGGCCAAAATTTGCATACTCTAGAAACTCTTTAAGGTCCTCAATTAATGGTGGTTGATGAAATGAAACCGACCAAAATTGGCAGCATTTGAAGGTAACGAAATCAGTACAAGAGAATGGGTTTTTTCACATCCTTCCGACGAGAATTATACGCATCAAATGGGGTAGTCAAAGTCAGGGCAACATGTGTTAATTGGATAGTAATTGCTAATAAAATCAAagctttttgtattttttttttctttttgctgacGTACTATACATACCAGTTTCTTGGAATTGGTTGGACTTCtgagcatggttttaaaaaccgaaccgtaaataaaaccgtttttttttttcaaaatttccggTTTTGAccggtttttgaccggttttcCGGTTATTGACCGGTTTTGAGACATATAACCGGACCGGACTGCACCGGTTTTTCCGGTTGAACCggtcggaccggccggtccggtccggtttttaaaacagtgCTTCTGAGTTCTGACCCAAATGGTCCAATTTATGGTCGGTGGTCTTAAATTTAAGGGGTCGATTACtatttctctttgtttcccACCTTAGCAAACTTATTATAAATGCTCACGAATATTTTTAAgatattagttaataatttatttaaagaaattttttataaaaaaagaaaagaaaacaactattattttaacaatttttttcatttttcataaaaacaaccaaaatttttttaaaataaattgtcaaCTAATATATTAAGGCACTCGTTAATCTAACCAAGCTATCTAAAAGAAAGTCATAAAAGAAAGTCTCTAAAGGTAATCGATtacttagaaagaaaaaagaaaaagtctctGTTCTCATTAGGTTCCCTTTCTTCAAACGAATGACATATGTACATTCACACGTTGACATGTTGTTTCAAGCCGGATTAAAGTTGGTGtgcaaaattataaaagtttgaTTTGACTTTTGAGTCTATGAAAAAAAGGTTCACTTTCATGAAAGTAAGGTAACACCACGTGATTTTGGAATACTGTAATTTAAGTTCCTTTGACAAAAATACCAAGCATTTTCATATTCTATTTAGGCAAAAAGGCGTCTAGAAggctaaaattgtgtatatttgAACAAGAACgaaagtgaatatatatatatatatatatatatatatatatatatatatatatatatatatatatatatattgtggaaaatgatatataattatataagcAATTACGAACAAAACTAATCATAAGTCATAATTAACTAGTTCCTTTAAAATTACGTACATACTACATAGTACACACACGATTAACCAATAGCCAAATCGCGACACAactaattacaaatttacaataatgACAGGCAATTCTTAGATGAGTAGAATTTCTTGTGTGATAGTTGATGGATGTGGACATTTGAACAAGAAGGAAAAGATATAaaggaatttttgttttattcttccCAGCTTGAACACAAAACTGGGGTCCATTATTGCTCCCCATCATCCGGTATTACAAATTCTTATCCTAAAAATTTAAGAGTTATATATATTACACAcaaaatattattctattaacaGACGTTGCATTTTTAAACTGCAATTGCAACTTAAAGTCatgatttttaaattcaaaaattttaagtcaTAATTTCAGTTTAAAAATAAggtgtttataaaattttacataaaaaaaaatgtgtgcaACAAGTATTATCCAAATTTTATCTTATtaccaaataaacaaatggaTTATTTCCTTTTATAATTCCCCATTcagagttttttttgtttttgtttttgagaatgaGAATGATCCCCAATCAAAGTTAGGTGGCCAATAATGCAAAGATGTGTCTCAAGCTTCTACCTCTTTCTTTCATTGGTCATCCTTTTCCAAATTACTTCTGGGTTGCTAAAAGCTTGACTTAGGAAGGACTAAAAGGTTCACCTCCCACTCCTGTAATCATTAACAACTGG
It encodes:
- the LOC142624099 gene encoding transcription factor bHLH18-like is translated as MEISSAKWISELEMEDPTFIHQYEINSFGYSLDDLDFNSFSGESYPSNPDLNPKSTYNFHASVIENPHTDLGRPAKQLKTNSWNSCATDHIPSKAASSSSSHFISFENSNSPPAISQQVYGLDCTMKQKNEAASDRNTNFPAMISESSFGMQNCSSKHGQVPKKVASMTRTPLHAQDHVLAERKRREKLSQRFIALSAVVPGLKKMDKASVLGDAIKYLKQLQERVKTLEEQAAKKTMESVVFVKKTRLSAADDTSSSEDNSDSESNEQLPQIEARVLEKDVLIRIHCENRKGYAAKILGEIEKLDLAIVNSSVLPFGNSTLDITVVAQMDVDFCMTVKDLARNLRQALLKLV